A single region of the Enterococcus mundtii genome encodes:
- a CDS encoding DUF2200 domain-containing protein has product MTEHRIFTMPFSSVYPLYLKKAERKNRTKEEVDQIVYWLTGYKQAELEEQIKLEKDFKTFFAEAPRLNPDRKLITGVICGVRVENIEEPLMQEIRYLDKLIDELAKGKKIEKILRK; this is encoded by the coding sequence ATGACTGAACATCGAATTTTTACTATGCCCTTTTCTTCTGTCTATCCTCTTTATCTAAAAAAAGCAGAACGAAAAAATCGTACAAAAGAGGAAGTTGACCAAATCGTTTATTGGTTGACCGGCTATAAACAAGCTGAATTAGAGGAACAGATCAAACTGGAAAAGGACTTCAAAACTTTCTTTGCTGAGGCACCGAGATTGAATCCTGACCGTAAATTGATCACTGGCGTCATTTGTGGTGTTAGAGTAGAAAATATTGAAGAGCCATTGATGCAAGAAATTCGTTATTTGGATAAGTTGATCGATGAGTTAGCTAAAGGAAAGAAAATAGAAAAAATTCTAAGAAAATAA
- a CDS encoding DUF308 domain-containing protein — protein MYELIRSNFQRYAILRAAIYIIAGIAIVINPTAVFNFVGYLITAYFVLLGLINLFEAYKNKQKTGAWGFGLFSAIAFLIFGLIVFLFASAIVSILPILLGLMILANGAFQLFISLNTKSKGWSLYSVILLIGGLILLFNPFQSLMVLFQIFGGILIFMGISEIINYFKVRNMYVN, from the coding sequence ATGTATGAACTTATTCGAAGTAATTTTCAAAGATATGCTATTTTACGAGCAGCTATTTATATCATTGCTGGTATCGCCATAGTCATCAATCCAACTGCCGTATTTAATTTTGTCGGCTATCTTATCACTGCTTATTTTGTTTTATTAGGTCTGATCAATTTATTTGAAGCCTATAAAAACAAGCAAAAAACGGGTGCTTGGGGATTTGGACTTTTCAGCGCAATTGCTTTTCTGATTTTCGGACTGATCGTGTTCTTATTTGCATCAGCAATCGTTTCGATCTTACCAATTCTTTTAGGCTTGATGATTTTAGCAAATGGCGCATTTCAATTGTTCATCAGTTTGAATACGAAATCAAAAGGATGGTCATTATACAGCGTAATTTTACTGATTGGCGGATTGATTTTATTATTTAATCCATTCCAAAGCTTGATGGTACTTTTCCAAATCTTTGGTGGTATCTTGATCTTTATGGGGATTTCTGAAATCATCAACTACTTTAAAGTAAGAAATATGTATGTCAATTGA
- a CDS encoding cation:proton antiporter, with amino-acid sequence MEFIGILCLILLATTIGSHLSRRFGVPAVIGQLLVGVLLGGAGLGWVHPNILVHDFSEIGVILLMFLAGLESDLSLLKKYFRPGMFVALLGIILPVLFGWLTGEIFQVTRNEAIFFGIILAATSVSISVEVLKELHVVNTKEGSTILGASVVDDILVVLVLSFSLSFLTGESGSSLPLPLLLLEQVIYFIFIFLLVKWIAPFLMSLAGKIYANSAIIIVSLVLCLGMSYIADLIGLSSVIGAFFAGIAVSQTSVKEEVYHNVEALGYAVFIPVFFVSVGLEVDFSNFGEQLIFILILTTVAVLTKLGGGYLGAKVAGFSTNSAFMVGAGMISRGEMALIILQIGQQSQLIEAKYYSPLVIVILLSTLISPLILKYFTRKVYHG; translated from the coding sequence ATGGAATTTATAGGTATTCTCTGTTTGATCTTGTTAGCGACAACCATTGGCTCTCACCTTTCACGGAGGTTTGGTGTACCTGCGGTGATCGGTCAACTACTCGTTGGCGTCTTGCTTGGTGGTGCGGGTCTGGGATGGGTGCATCCAAATATTCTCGTCCACGATTTTTCAGAAATAGGTGTCATTTTATTGATGTTTTTAGCTGGACTGGAAAGCGATCTTTCTCTTTTGAAAAAATACTTTCGACCAGGAATGTTCGTTGCTTTATTAGGGATCATACTCCCCGTATTATTTGGTTGGTTGACGGGTGAAATTTTCCAAGTCACAAGGAATGAAGCTATCTTCTTTGGAATCATCCTCGCAGCAACTTCTGTTAGTATCTCTGTTGAGGTATTGAAAGAACTTCATGTAGTCAACACAAAAGAAGGTTCGACTATCTTAGGTGCTTCAGTAGTTGATGACATTCTTGTCGTGTTGGTGTTAAGTTTCAGCTTATCATTTTTGACAGGAGAATCTGGTAGCAGCCTCCCTTTACCGCTTCTTTTATTGGAGCAAGTGATCTACTTTATTTTTATATTTTTATTAGTCAAATGGATTGCCCCATTTTTGATGTCACTAGCTGGAAAAATCTATGCCAACTCTGCGATTATCATTGTTTCCTTGGTTTTATGTCTAGGTATGTCCTACATCGCTGATTTGATCGGACTAAGTTCAGTTATTGGTGCATTTTTTGCAGGAATCGCGGTGAGTCAAACATCGGTCAAAGAAGAAGTGTATCATAATGTCGAGGCATTAGGTTATGCCGTATTTATTCCAGTCTTTTTTGTCAGTGTTGGACTAGAAGTCGATTTCTCTAACTTTGGAGAACAATTGATTTTTATCTTGATCCTAACAACTGTTGCAGTCTTGACTAAACTTGGTGGTGGTTATCTAGGGGCGAAAGTAGCCGGTTTCTCAACGAATAGTGCCTTTATGGTAGGAGCTGGCATGATCTCACGTGGTGAAATGGCACTGATCATCTTGCAAATTGGACAACAAAGCCAATTGATTGAAGCAAAATATTATTCTCCACTTGTGATCGTAATCTTATTAAGTACTTTGATCTCTCCATTGATTCTTAAATACTTTACTAGAAAAGTGTATCATGGGTGA
- a CDS encoding penicillin-binding transpeptidase domain-containing protein, with protein MKRSGRQKKKSTGIYIGAGIVVLLAAAGGGFFYYQHVQEQQAVKAGEQTIEGFIDSLNQENYEEAVKSLQVEKDSDLTEQDILEKYQNIYGAAEIRGIKLSDLSVTKKENDTYEFTYKAKMNTTLGELKDLAYEGTLSKEGDQTKINWQPNLIFPQMEGQDKVSLSTDIASRGEILDRNKQPLATTGKLKQLGVVPAKLGEGEEKSANIKAIAEAFDLTEASIEQAISQDWVQPDYFVPLKIIDGETPELPNGATIQEVDGRYYPLGEAAAQLIGYVGDITAEDIEKNPELSSTGKIGRSGLEMAYDKELRGTNGGKLSVTDEEGNEKAVLLQHEVKNGQDIQLTIDANAQKTAFDSLDGKPGSTVATAPKTGDLLALVSSPSYDPNKMTNGISQDDYKVYEEDPNRPFISRFATGYAPGSTFKMITAAIGLDNGTLNPDEVLTINGLKWQKDSSWGSYQVTRVSDVPQVNLKNALVYSDNIYMAQETLKMGEEAFRKGLNQFIFGEDLDLPIQMNPAQISNEDSFNSEILLADTGYGQGQLLINPIQQAAMYSVFANNGSLVYPRLVMDQETKDKKNVISESSVQTILPDLVDVVQDPNGTAHSLAALGIPLAAKTGTAEIKEKQDEKGQENSFLYAINPETNGYLVISMLENREEGDSATNRAPALLQYLNQTYQ; from the coding sequence ATGAAGAGGAGTGGCAGACAAAAGAAAAAATCGACCGGCATCTATATCGGAGCGGGAATCGTCGTCTTGCTTGCAGCAGCTGGTGGTGGCTTCTTTTATTATCAACACGTTCAGGAACAACAAGCAGTAAAAGCTGGAGAACAAACGATTGAAGGATTTATTGACTCCCTGAATCAGGAAAATTATGAAGAAGCGGTAAAATCACTTCAAGTAGAGAAAGATAGTGATCTTACTGAACAAGATATTTTGGAAAAATATCAAAACATTTACGGTGCAGCAGAGATCAGAGGGATCAAACTCTCAGACTTATCCGTGACAAAAAAAGAGAATGATACGTATGAGTTTACGTATAAAGCTAAAATGAATACGACGCTAGGTGAATTGAAAGACTTAGCATATGAAGGAACCTTGTCCAAAGAGGGAGACCAAACCAAAATCAATTGGCAACCTAATTTGATTTTTCCGCAAATGGAAGGACAAGATAAAGTCAGCTTGAGTACAGATATAGCGTCGCGTGGCGAAATCTTGGACCGTAATAAACAGCCGTTAGCGACAACTGGGAAATTAAAACAATTAGGTGTCGTACCTGCGAAATTAGGTGAGGGTGAGGAAAAATCAGCGAATATCAAAGCAATCGCTGAAGCATTCGATTTGACGGAAGCCAGTATAGAACAAGCGATTTCTCAAGATTGGGTCCAACCGGATTACTTTGTTCCTTTAAAAATCATTGATGGGGAAACACCAGAACTTCCCAATGGAGCAACGATCCAAGAAGTTGACGGTCGTTATTATCCACTAGGGGAAGCCGCTGCCCAATTGATTGGCTATGTAGGAGATATCACCGCAGAAGACATTGAGAAAAATCCTGAGTTGAGTAGCACAGGAAAAATCGGGCGTTCAGGCTTAGAAATGGCTTACGACAAAGAATTAAGAGGTACGAACGGCGGGAAATTAAGTGTCACAGATGAAGAAGGAAATGAAAAAGCGGTCTTACTCCAACATGAAGTAAAAAATGGACAGGATATCCAGTTGACGATCGATGCTAATGCGCAAAAAACGGCATTCGATAGCTTAGATGGAAAACCAGGTTCTACTGTGGCGACAGCCCCTAAAACTGGAGATTTGTTGGCCCTTGTCAGTTCACCTAGTTATGACCCAAATAAAATGACGAACGGTATTTCCCAAGATGATTACAAAGTATATGAAGAAGACCCAAATCGTCCATTTATCAGTCGTTTTGCGACAGGTTATGCGCCGGGTTCAACATTCAAAATGATCACCGCAGCCATCGGCTTAGATAATGGAACATTGAATCCAGATGAAGTCTTAACGATCAATGGATTGAAGTGGCAAAAAGATAGCTCTTGGGGTTCTTACCAAGTGACACGTGTCAGTGATGTACCACAAGTCAACTTGAAAAATGCTTTAGTTTATTCTGATAATATCTATATGGCACAAGAAACATTGAAAATGGGGGAAGAAGCCTTTAGAAAAGGACTGAATCAATTTATTTTTGGTGAAGATCTTGATTTACCGATCCAAATGAATCCTGCGCAGATCTCAAATGAAGACTCATTCAATTCGGAGATTTTGTTGGCAGATACAGGCTATGGGCAAGGACAATTATTGATCAATCCGATCCAACAAGCTGCGATGTATAGTGTTTTTGCAAATAATGGCAGTTTAGTTTATCCACGATTAGTTATGGATCAGGAAACTAAAGATAAGAAAAATGTGATCAGTGAATCAAGTGTCCAAACGATTTTGCCAGATTTAGTCGACGTTGTGCAAGATCCTAACGGAACTGCACATTCTTTAGCTGCTCTTGGCATTCCGCTTGCAGCAAAAACTGGCACAGCTGAAATCAAAGAAAAGCAGGATGAAAAAGGACAAGAAAACAGTTTCCTTTATGCGATCAATCCTGAAACAAATGGCTACTTGGTGATCAGCATGTTAGAAAACAGAGAAGAAGGCGATTCTGCTACTAATCGAGCGCCTGCTTTATTGCAGTATTTGAACCAAACTTACCAATAA
- a CDS encoding LCP family protein — MKPFQKIILSILLVLAMVIGFFSFEFIQGFSSVKQSATVEKVNAQDVPSIINVALIGSDARSKEENGRSDSLMVAQYDQKTKQAKLISIMRDSYVSIPGYGMNKINAAYSYGGIDLLNQTLQDNFKLETPYYASITFQDFIDCIDELFPDGVTIDAEKDLDLDGVAIKKGKQTMDGNTLLQYARFREDEEGDFGRIRRQQQVVEAVASQLKDVTSIIKLPKAIGKLLGSIQTNLPESVLLDCGLDFLDDEKKIDTLSVPVDKSWDFNDNTPAGSVLEIGLTKNQQAIHEFLDK; from the coding sequence ATGAAACCATTTCAGAAAATCATATTAAGTATCTTGTTAGTACTTGCAATGGTCATTGGCTTTTTTTCTTTTGAATTTATCCAAGGGTTCTCCTCAGTGAAACAATCTGCAACAGTTGAGAAAGTCAATGCACAAGATGTCCCATCGATCATCAATGTAGCATTGATTGGTTCTGATGCACGATCAAAAGAAGAAAATGGTCGTTCGGATTCTTTGATGGTCGCCCAATATGATCAAAAGACCAAACAAGCCAAATTGATTTCTATCATGAGAGATTCTTACGTCTCTATTCCTGGTTATGGAATGAATAAGATCAATGCCGCCTATTCATATGGAGGTATCGACTTATTAAACCAAACCTTACAAGATAATTTCAAATTAGAGACCCCTTACTATGCAAGTATTACGTTTCAAGATTTTATTGATTGTATCGATGAATTGTTTCCAGATGGCGTCACGATCGATGCAGAAAAAGATTTGGATTTAGATGGGGTAGCTATCAAAAAAGGAAAGCAAACAATGGACGGAAATACCTTGCTGCAATATGCTCGTTTTCGTGAAGACGAAGAAGGTGATTTTGGACGGATCCGTAGACAACAACAAGTCGTTGAGGCGGTAGCCAGTCAATTGAAAGATGTCACATCGATCATCAAATTACCCAAGGCGATCGGCAAACTTTTAGGTAGTATCCAAACCAATCTACCGGAAAGTGTACTGTTAGATTGTGGGTTAGATTTCCTAGATGACGAGAAGAAAATCGATACATTGTCCGTGCCCGTTGATAAAAGTTGGGACTTCAATGATAATACACCAGCTGGTAGTGTCTTGGAAATCGGCTTGACTAAAAATCAGCAAGCGATACACGAGTTTTTGGACAAATAA
- a CDS encoding flavin reductase family protein produces the protein MFKRVPSELTERENYKLLIGSVIPRPVAVVATRSSKGVTNVAPFSYFNIVSSNPPILSLAIQRKNGEWKDTAKHLIDTKEAVIHVLDERILVDANQTAASLSSEESELSLTSFTTSESDTISVPRINEASIAFETTLYQHVPIKKGQETTADLFLLQISTYQISEAVYDEQTGYIDPKQLQPISRLAGNDYGKLGEIIRLLRPE, from the coding sequence ATGTTCAAACGAGTACCTTCAGAGTTAACAGAAAGAGAAAATTATAAACTGTTGATTGGCTCAGTTATCCCTCGCCCAGTGGCAGTGGTTGCGACAAGGTCTTCAAAAGGAGTGACCAATGTAGCACCATTTAGTTACTTCAATATCGTCAGTTCCAATCCGCCGATACTTTCTTTAGCTATCCAAAGAAAAAATGGGGAGTGGAAAGATACAGCAAAGCATCTTATCGATACAAAAGAAGCGGTGATCCATGTTCTTGACGAAAGAATACTTGTAGATGCGAATCAGACAGCTGCTAGCTTATCAAGCGAAGAAAGTGAATTGTCGTTGACCTCTTTCACTACTTCCGAATCCGATACGATCAGCGTCCCAAGAATCAATGAAGCAAGTATTGCCTTTGAAACGACACTATACCAACATGTGCCGATCAAAAAAGGCCAAGAAACAACCGCTGATTTATTTTTACTGCAAATTTCTACTTATCAAATAAGTGAAGCTGTTTATGATGAACAAACAGGCTATATCGATCCGAAACAGTTACAACCAATCAGCCGCTTAGCAGGAAACGACTACGGTAAATTAGGTGAGATCATTCGCTTGTTACGTCCGGAATAA
- a CDS encoding ankyrin repeat domain-containing protein: MKAWLIVPFAVLLFSLTGCEEPQQMTVPDQTKSTSSTVEQITTEQTDHLIEETEESLVSYPSGSLLAAVEDNDRKKVEDILQTEYSIDEQNDKGETPLLIATHHDFVEIAKLLIDHGASIDIQDAIQDSPYLYAGAQGKTEILSYMLEQREPNQAIVNRFGGNALIPAAEKGHLDNVKLLLTDARVGIDHQNNYGYTALIEAVALRDGSEIYQQIVQELLNHGADKTLRDNQGKTAEDYARELGYTELLAQLSQS, translated from the coding sequence ATGAAAGCTTGGCTGATCGTGCCCTTTGCCGTTTTATTGTTTTCATTAACGGGTTGTGAAGAGCCACAGCAGATGACTGTTCCTGATCAAACGAAAAGCACTAGTTCTACTGTCGAACAAATAACCACTGAACAAACCGATCATTTAATCGAAGAAACGGAGGAATCGCTTGTGAGTTACCCATCTGGCAGTTTATTAGCCGCAGTCGAAGACAACGATCGAAAGAAAGTTGAGGATATTTTACAAACAGAGTATTCAATCGATGAACAAAATGACAAAGGCGAAACACCTTTACTAATTGCCACACATCATGATTTTGTCGAGATCGCCAAACTTCTGATCGATCATGGTGCGTCAATCGATATCCAAGATGCGATTCAAGACAGCCCTTACCTTTACGCTGGAGCACAAGGAAAAACAGAGATCCTATCTTATATGTTGGAACAGCGTGAACCAAATCAAGCAATCGTCAATCGTTTTGGCGGTAATGCCTTGATTCCAGCAGCTGAAAAGGGCCATTTAGACAATGTGAAACTCCTGTTAACCGACGCACGTGTGGGCATCGACCATCAAAATAATTATGGTTATACCGCGTTGATTGAAGCAGTTGCTTTACGTGATGGTTCTGAAATCTATCAACAAATCGTTCAAGAACTGTTGAATCATGGCGCAGACAAAACGTTACGTGACAATCAAGGGAAAACTGCGGAAGATTACGCAAGAGAACTGGGATATACTGAGCTATTGGCACAACTATCTCAATCATAA
- a CDS encoding bifunctional metallophosphatase/5'-nucleotidase, with amino-acid sequence MEVTILATSDMHGYVLPTNYASDLEQPFGVAKVAGKLKELRQAASGPVFMIENGDFIQGSPLSYFVAKQPEYSVSTLTKLLNGMNYDVGVLGNHEFNYGWNYLNEAIQSYDFPIVVANMLRKNQQESVLPPYQIIEKQGIKVAVLGLVTQYIPNWENPETIKDLHFVSAVETAKKYVPLLRELADLVVVGYHGGFEKDLTTNEPTEAMTGENEGSQLLQEVPGIDALVTGHQHREIAEVVNGVPVIQPGYRGAFVGAIKLTVKKQDNKFIVLDHSCQLYPTNEASPDPSVLEQVGLVSKALDVWLDQPVGEVLGDLRIIDPMAARVNEHPYIELINRIQMDATGAEISGTALFNNEVTGLPQSVSMRHILTNYIYPNTLAVVRVTGQELKAALEQTAGYLMATDEGITFDPKYIQPKPQYYNYDMYEGINYTIDLNHPIGHRVTRFEKEGEPIPLDKPLEVVINQYRAVGGGNYKMFSAEKIVKEYPIDMTELIADYFKRKKVIDAKVNHNFNVIGK; translated from the coding sequence ATGGAAGTGACGATCCTTGCAACAAGTGACATGCACGGCTACGTTCTGCCGACGAATTATGCCAGTGACCTAGAACAACCATTTGGTGTGGCGAAGGTAGCTGGAAAACTGAAGGAATTAAGACAAGCAGCAAGCGGTCCGGTATTCATGATTGAGAACGGTGACTTTATCCAAGGTTCGCCACTTAGTTATTTTGTTGCAAAACAACCGGAGTATTCTGTCTCGACGTTAACAAAGCTTCTAAACGGCATGAACTATGATGTAGGTGTGTTAGGTAATCATGAATTTAATTATGGCTGGAACTATTTGAATGAAGCAATCCAATCCTATGATTTCCCAATAGTCGTAGCCAATATGTTAAGGAAGAATCAACAGGAATCGGTTTTACCTCCGTATCAGATCATTGAGAAACAAGGGATCAAAGTGGCGGTCTTGGGACTAGTGACCCAGTATATCCCAAACTGGGAAAATCCTGAAACAATCAAGGATCTTCACTTTGTGTCGGCTGTGGAAACGGCCAAAAAGTACGTGCCACTATTACGTGAGTTAGCAGATTTAGTCGTCGTTGGATACCATGGTGGTTTTGAAAAAGATCTAACAACAAACGAGCCGACTGAAGCAATGACTGGTGAAAACGAAGGAAGTCAATTATTACAAGAAGTACCTGGGATCGATGCGTTAGTCACAGGGCATCAACATCGTGAAATTGCTGAAGTCGTCAATGGTGTACCAGTGATCCAACCAGGATATCGTGGGGCTTTTGTAGGAGCAATCAAACTAACTGTCAAAAAGCAAGATAATAAGTTTATCGTCTTAGACCACTCGTGTCAACTTTATCCGACGAACGAGGCATCTCCAGATCCTAGTGTTCTTGAACAAGTTGGACTAGTCTCAAAAGCATTAGATGTGTGGCTAGACCAACCAGTGGGAGAAGTGCTGGGCGATCTACGGATTATTGATCCAATGGCAGCTAGAGTCAATGAGCATCCATATATTGAATTGATCAATCGAATACAGATGGATGCGACTGGAGCAGAGATTTCAGGAACAGCCTTATTCAATAATGAAGTGACTGGTTTGCCACAATCTGTCAGTATGCGTCATATTCTTACGAATTATATTTACCCGAATACTCTGGCTGTTGTACGTGTGACGGGACAAGAACTGAAAGCAGCACTCGAACAAACGGCTGGTTACTTAATGGCAACCGATGAAGGAATTACGTTTGATCCGAAGTATATCCAACCCAAACCTCAATATTATAACTATGATATGTATGAAGGTATCAATTACACAATTGATTTAAATCACCCCATCGGGCATCGTGTAACGCGCTTTGAAAAAGAAGGGGAACCGATTCCCTTAGATAAACCACTAGAAGTGGTGATCAATCAATATCGAGCAGTTGGTGGTGGAAATTATAAGATGTTTTCAGCGGAGAAGATCGTAAAAGAATATCCAATCGATATGACCGAATTGATTGCCGACTATTTCAAACGAAAAAAAGTGATAGATGCAAAAGTGAATCATAATTTCAACGTGATCGGCAAATAA
- a CDS encoding extracellular solute-binding protein, producing the protein MKWTTISKFLVASAAVMTLGACGNTGSNASSSSEEIVTDLTKDTTITFWHAMNGAQETALQKMTDDFVKANPTIKVELQNQAQYSDLQAKINSTLPSPGDLPTITQAYPGWLYDAAQDEMLVDLQPLIDNDTIGWQDQEAIRTSLLDGAKINDVQYGIPFNKSTEMLFYNKDMLEKYDVAVPTTFAELKEASQKIYEATDGEVVGAGFDSLNNYYTIGMENKGVEFNKELDLTSDKSKELINYYAEGVKDGYFRIAGSDNYLSGPFANQKVAMFIGSIAGEGYVKKDTEGVFTYDVAPRPEKINLQQGTDLYMFSSATPEERTAAFLYMKFLSEPENQLYWATMTGYMPTIESVLESDDYKNSSETKVPRQLEEATKELFSIPVVENSDNAFNEIRTIMENILANTNQDTDQLITDSVPQLEDAWNQ; encoded by the coding sequence ATGAAATGGACAACTATTAGTAAGTTTTTGGTAGCATCAGCAGCTGTAATGACTTTAGGCGCCTGTGGGAACACTGGCTCGAACGCATCTTCGTCAAGTGAAGAAATTGTCACTGATTTAACAAAAGACACGACGATCACCTTTTGGCATGCAATGAACGGTGCGCAAGAAACAGCGTTACAAAAGATGACTGATGATTTTGTTAAAGCAAACCCAACTATCAAAGTCGAATTACAAAACCAAGCCCAATATTCTGATCTACAAGCAAAGATCAACTCCACTCTTCCGTCACCAGGAGATCTACCAACCATTACTCAAGCTTATCCTGGTTGGTTATACGATGCTGCACAAGACGAGATGCTCGTTGATCTCCAACCATTGATCGATAATGACACGATTGGTTGGCAAGACCAAGAAGCGATTCGTACCTCTTTGCTGGATGGCGCCAAGATCAATGATGTCCAGTACGGTATTCCTTTTAATAAATCGACTGAAATGCTCTTTTATAACAAAGATATGTTGGAAAAATATGATGTCGCTGTACCAACGACATTCGCTGAACTCAAAGAAGCATCCCAAAAGATTTATGAAGCAACGGATGGCGAAGTTGTAGGTGCCGGCTTTGATTCTTTGAACAACTATTATACGATCGGTATGGAAAACAAAGGGGTTGAATTTAACAAAGAGTTAGATTTGACCAGTGACAAATCAAAAGAATTGATCAACTATTACGCGGAGGGTGTCAAAGATGGATACTTCCGGATTGCGGGATCAGACAACTATTTATCAGGGCCTTTTGCCAATCAAAAAGTAGCTATGTTTATCGGATCGATTGCAGGGGAAGGATATGTGAAGAAAGATACGGAAGGTGTATTTACGTATGATGTTGCTCCACGCCCTGAAAAAATCAATTTACAACAAGGAACGGATCTCTACATGTTCAGTAGTGCCACACCAGAAGAACGGACAGCAGCGTTTTTATATATGAAATTCTTATCAGAGCCAGAAAACCAATTGTATTGGGCAACCATGACTGGCTATATGCCAACGATCGAATCAGTATTAGAAAGTGATGACTACAAAAATTCATCGGAAACAAAAGTCCCACGACAGTTAGAAGAGGCAACGAAAGAATTGTTCTCGATTCCAGTCGTGGAGAATAGTGACAATGCGTTCAACGAAATACGTACGATCATGGAGAATATATTAGCTAACACAAATCAAGATACAGATCAATTGATCACAGATTCAGTACCGCAGTTAGAAGATGCTTGGAACCAATAA
- a CDS encoding MBL fold metallo-hydrolase — MGSKANQKTSITFHSGLMTIGGTVIEIAYGDDRIFFDFGTEYHPEINLPNEELPTLLDVGFIPAIDIYDPRLTTQKQETKFKNTAVFLSHVHLDHTKMINYLDPKIPLYTLEPTKDLLESLNRNGTFLLPSPYIEGNTRMIKTIAPDQDIHIGEITIRLFPVDHDAYGAAAFLIETPTALIAYSGDLRLHGFDRHLTEEFCEAAQKVDVLMLEGVSISFPEKEKKHVTSLDSERGLTEQLVKLIQENENRQLTFNFYPANIKRWEALIDASPRQVVVEAEMALLLQKVAKREVPYYYAEKKERIDTLDPQLEYSYDTLLADSTDYFWQFVGKVDSLQKGGLYIHSDAQPLGEFDPQYAIFRASFEKQQVEFKQLSLSGHAKPADLAEIIDRIKPAMLVPIHTLKPESMHNPYGSRVLVQRGETIQL; from the coding sequence ATGGGATCAAAGGCTAATCAAAAAACAAGTATTACCTTTCATAGTGGGCTCATGACGATCGGTGGAACAGTCATTGAAATTGCTTACGGGGACGATAGAATCTTTTTTGACTTTGGGACAGAATATCATCCTGAGATCAACTTACCAAATGAAGAGCTACCAACTTTACTAGATGTAGGATTTATTCCAGCAATTGATATTTATGATCCTCGATTGACCACACAAAAGCAAGAGACTAAGTTTAAAAATACTGCAGTATTTTTATCGCATGTTCACTTGGATCATACAAAAATGATCAATTATCTTGATCCAAAAATCCCCTTATATACATTAGAGCCGACCAAAGATTTATTGGAAAGCTTAAATCGTAACGGGACATTCTTGTTGCCTTCCCCTTATATAGAAGGAAATACACGAATGATCAAAACGATTGCGCCTGATCAAGATATTCACATTGGCGAAATAACGATACGTTTGTTTCCTGTGGATCATGATGCATATGGGGCAGCAGCCTTTCTTATCGAAACACCAACTGCTTTGATTGCTTATTCAGGTGACCTTCGTCTTCATGGATTTGACCGACATTTGACAGAAGAGTTTTGTGAAGCGGCACAGAAGGTCGATGTATTGATGCTGGAAGGAGTGAGCATTAGTTTCCCAGAGAAAGAAAAGAAACATGTGACATCACTAGATAGCGAAAGAGGACTGACGGAGCAACTGGTGAAGTTGATCCAAGAAAACGAGAATCGTCAATTGACCTTCAATTTTTATCCAGCGAACATCAAACGCTGGGAAGCTTTGATCGATGCCTCCCCACGACAAGTAGTTGTGGAAGCAGAAATGGCTTTACTCTTACAAAAAGTCGCAAAACGAGAAGTCCCTTATTACTACGCTGAGAAGAAAGAGCGGATCGATACATTAGATCCACAACTTGAGTATTCTTACGATACTTTATTAGCAGATTCGACAGATTATTTTTGGCAATTTGTTGGTAAGGTTGACTCATTACAAAAAGGAGGTCTGTATATACACAGTGATGCCCAACCATTAGGCGAGTTTGATCCCCAGTACGCGATTTTTAGAGCATCTTTTGAAAAGCAACAAGTGGAGTTTAAGCAGTTATCATTATCAGGTCATGCAAAACCTGCGGATCTAGCAGAAATCATCGATCGGATAAAACCAGCTATGTTGGTCCCAATCCATACGTTAAAACCTGAGAGTATGCATAATCCATATGGAAGCAGAGTATTAGTACAAAGAGGCGAAACCATTCAACTATAA